From Cellulosimicrobium sp. ES-005, one genomic window encodes:
- a CDS encoding acyl carrier protein has translation MAYTEQEVLAGLAEIVAEETGLPTDAVALEKSFTDDLDIDSLSMMTIVTHAEDKFGVRIPDDEVKNLTTVGDAVSFITGAQA, from the coding sequence ATGGCTTACACCGAGCAGGAAGTCCTCGCCGGCCTCGCGGAGATCGTCGCCGAGGAGACGGGTCTGCCGACCGACGCCGTCGCGCTCGAGAAGTCCTTCACCGACGACCTCGACATCGACTCGCTGTCGATGATGACGATCGTCACGCACGCCGAGGACAAGTTCGGGGTCCGCATCCCGGACGACGAGGTCAAGAACCTCACGACGGTCGGCGACGCCGTGTCCTTCATCACGGGCGCCCAGGCCTGA
- a CDS encoding beta-ketoacyl-ACP synthase III, whose translation MSGVTLRQATGPAFSRILAIGGVRGENVVTNDDIAGPIDSSDEWIRQRTGIVTRRRAGADVDVLDLSEAAARDALARAGLQGADVDAVIVSTVTYFHQTPAAAAVLAERLGATPAAAFDVSAACAGYAYAIAQADALVRAGIATHVLVVGAEKMSDFIDPTDRSISFLLGDGAGAAVVGPSDTPGIGPTVWGSDGGKAQAIRQTHAWSDLREDPSLGWPTLRQDGQSVFKWAAFQMAPVAAKAMAEAGVAPGDIGAFVPHQANMRIIDQMIKQLQLPDTVAVARDIAETGNTSAASIPLATRRLLDEGQVRSGDLALQIGFGAGLVYAAQVVVLP comes from the coding sequence GTGAGCGGCGTGACGCTGCGCCAGGCCACCGGCCCGGCGTTCTCGCGGATCCTCGCGATCGGTGGCGTGCGCGGCGAGAACGTCGTCACGAACGACGACATCGCCGGGCCGATCGACTCGTCCGACGAGTGGATCCGCCAGCGCACCGGGATCGTGACGCGCCGCCGCGCCGGGGCCGACGTCGACGTGCTCGACCTGTCCGAGGCGGCGGCGCGCGACGCGCTCGCCCGCGCGGGGCTCCAGGGCGCCGACGTCGACGCCGTCATCGTCTCCACGGTCACGTACTTCCACCAGACGCCCGCCGCGGCCGCGGTGCTCGCCGAGCGCCTCGGTGCGACGCCCGCCGCCGCGTTCGACGTCTCGGCCGCGTGCGCGGGCTACGCCTACGCGATCGCGCAGGCCGACGCGCTCGTGCGCGCGGGCATCGCCACGCACGTGCTCGTCGTCGGCGCCGAGAAGATGAGCGACTTCATCGACCCGACGGACCGGTCGATCTCGTTCCTCCTGGGCGACGGCGCGGGCGCCGCGGTCGTCGGCCCGTCGGACACCCCGGGCATCGGCCCCACGGTGTGGGGGTCCGACGGCGGCAAGGCGCAGGCGATCCGCCAGACGCACGCCTGGTCGGACCTGCGCGAGGACCCCTCGCTCGGGTGGCCCACGCTGCGCCAGGACGGGCAGAGCGTGTTCAAGTGGGCCGCGTTCCAGATGGCGCCCGTCGCGGCCAAGGCCATGGCGGAGGCCGGGGTCGCACCCGGCGACATCGGCGCGTTCGTACCGCACCAGGCGAACATGCGCATCATCGACCAGATGATCAAGCAGCTCCAGCTCCCCGACACCGTGGCGGTCGCCCGCGACATCGCGGAGACCGGCAACACGTCGGCCGCCTCGATCCCGCTCGCCACCCGCCGCCTGCTCGACGAGGGCCAGGTCCGCTCCGGGGACCTCGCGCTCCAGATCGGGTTCGGCGCCGGGCTGGTCTACGCGGCGCAGGTGGTCGTCCTGCCGTAG
- a CDS encoding ACP S-malonyltransferase encodes MLAVLCPGQGSQSPGMLAPWLELPGVADQVAAFGEAASLDLRAHGTESDADTIRDTAVAQPLIVASSLVALRAILDGRDTADVVDVTAGHSVGELAAAAVAGALTDVGAVGLVAHRARAMAAAAAATPTGMSAVVGGDPEEVLAAIEAAHLWPANVNGGGQVVAAGALDHLAALAENPPAKARVIPLQVAGAFHTPFMQPALEEFEPVAAAWDVTDPRLPFLSNADGESYATIDIEGSTSGKARDVVRRLTAQIAAPVRWDLCQETLAELGVTAILELAPGGVLTGLARRTLKGVESVAVKSPDDVEAARDLIARHSVVGGAPAPGDDA; translated from the coding sequence GTGCTCGCCGTCTTGTGCCCTGGACAGGGCTCCCAGTCCCCCGGAATGCTCGCCCCCTGGCTCGAGCTGCCCGGCGTCGCCGACCAGGTCGCCGCGTTCGGCGAGGCCGCGAGCCTCGACCTGCGCGCGCACGGGACGGAGTCCGACGCCGACACGATCCGTGACACCGCGGTCGCCCAGCCGCTCATCGTCGCGTCGTCGCTCGTCGCCCTGCGGGCGATCCTCGACGGCCGCGACACCGCCGACGTCGTCGACGTGACCGCGGGCCACTCGGTCGGGGAGCTCGCCGCCGCCGCGGTCGCGGGCGCGCTGACCGACGTCGGCGCGGTCGGGCTCGTCGCGCACCGTGCGCGCGCCATGGCCGCGGCCGCCGCCGCGACGCCCACCGGCATGAGCGCGGTCGTCGGGGGCGACCCCGAGGAGGTCCTCGCCGCGATCGAGGCCGCGCACCTGTGGCCGGCGAACGTCAACGGCGGCGGCCAGGTCGTCGCCGCCGGGGCGCTCGACCACCTCGCGGCGCTCGCCGAGAACCCGCCCGCCAAGGCGCGCGTCATCCCGCTCCAGGTCGCCGGGGCGTTCCACACGCCGTTCATGCAGCCCGCGCTCGAGGAGTTCGAGCCGGTCGCCGCGGCGTGGGACGTCACCGACCCGCGCCTGCCGTTCCTCTCGAACGCCGACGGCGAGTCGTACGCGACCATCGACATCGAGGGCAGCACGTCCGGCAAGGCACGCGACGTCGTCCGGCGCCTCACCGCGCAGATCGCCGCGCCCGTGCGCTGGGACCTGTGCCAGGAGACGCTCGCCGAGCTGGGCGTCACCGCGATCCTCGAGCTCGCGCCGGGCGGTGTCCTCACGGGCCTCGCGCGCCGCACGCTCAAGGGCGTGGAGTCGGTGGCCGTGAAGTCGCCCGACGACGTCGAGGCGGCCCGCGACCTGATCGCCCGCCACTCCGTCGTGGGCGGCGCACCTGCCCCGGGCGACGACGCGTGA
- a CDS encoding helix-turn-helix domain-containing protein, producing the protein MRDGSGLLMSAALRRLDDEIPWYRELPAEDRSYVGLVAQSGITAFVTWYADPLAPPHGVSDIFAAAPPELTRSISLQNTLQLVRIVVEVVEAYSDQLAAPGGERDLREAVLRYSREVAFSAAEVYARAAEVRGAWDARLEALVVDALIRGDGDDSLRSRVSALGWGGHGPTLVMAGTIASTLDEVRTAELRRATRRAAGDALVGIHGDRLVLVLGGEGDLQAAAASLLPRFGPGPVVIGPTVPGLEEAARSAQAALAGLRAAPAWPQAPRPVLADDLLPERVLTGDTTARRTLVAQAYRPLAEATGSVLETLSAYLGTGRSLEAAARSLYVHPNTVRYRLRKVSEITGWDPLDARESFVLQVALALGQLSTAR; encoded by the coding sequence CTGCGCGACGGGAGCGGTCTGCTCATGTCCGCGGCCCTGCGCCGCCTGGACGACGAGATCCCCTGGTACCGCGAGCTGCCGGCCGAGGACCGCTCGTACGTCGGTCTCGTGGCGCAGTCCGGCATCACCGCCTTCGTCACCTGGTACGCCGACCCGCTGGCCCCGCCGCACGGCGTGAGCGACATCTTCGCGGCCGCCCCTCCGGAGCTGACCCGCTCGATCTCGCTGCAGAACACGCTCCAGCTCGTCCGCATCGTCGTCGAGGTCGTCGAGGCCTACTCCGACCAGCTCGCGGCCCCGGGTGGCGAGCGCGACCTGCGCGAGGCGGTCCTGCGCTACTCGCGCGAGGTCGCGTTCTCCGCGGCCGAGGTCTACGCGCGCGCCGCGGAGGTCCGCGGCGCGTGGGACGCGCGCCTCGAGGCCCTCGTCGTCGACGCGCTGATCCGCGGCGACGGCGACGACTCGCTGCGCTCGCGCGTCTCGGCGCTCGGCTGGGGCGGCCACGGCCCGACCCTGGTCATGGCGGGGACGATCGCCTCGACGCTCGACGAGGTGCGCACGGCCGAGCTGCGCCGCGCGACGCGCCGCGCGGCGGGCGACGCGCTCGTGGGCATCCACGGCGACCGCCTCGTCCTCGTCCTCGGCGGGGAGGGCGACCTGCAGGCCGCGGCCGCGTCGCTCCTGCCGCGGTTCGGGCCCGGCCCCGTCGTCATCGGCCCGACCGTCCCCGGCCTGGAGGAGGCGGCGCGCTCGGCCCAGGCCGCGCTCGCGGGCCTGCGGGCCGCACCGGCGTGGCCCCAGGCACCGCGCCCGGTCCTCGCGGACGACCTGCTCCCCGAACGCGTGCTCACGGGCGACACGACCGCGCGCCGCACGCTCGTCGCGCAGGCGTACCGGCCGCTCGCGGAGGCGACGGGATCCGTGCTCGAGACCCTGTCGGCCTACCTCGGCACGGGACGGTCGCTCGAGGCGGCGGCCCGCTCGCTGTACGTGCACCCCAACACGGTGCGCTACCGCCTGCGCAAGGTCTCCGAGATCACCGGGTGGGACCCGCTCGACGCGCGCGAGTCGTTCGTCCTGCAGGTCGCGCTCGCCCTCGGGCAGCTCTCCACCGCGCGCTGA
- the aceE gene encoding pyruvate dehydrogenase (acetyl-transferring), homodimeric type — protein sequence MASYDETGPLINGLLSQVPDFDPAETGEWVEALDGLIDDRGGPRARYVLLNLLKRARERNVAVPTSLTTPYVNTIGVHEEPYFPGDEALERRYRSWIRWNAAVMVTRAQRPGIGVGGHISSYASVATLYEVGLNHFFRGKDHPGGGDQVYFQGHASPGVYARAFLEGRLSADQLDGFRQEKSHPGGGLPSYPHPRLMPDFWEYPTVSMGLGPASAIYQAWTDKYLHNRGIRDTEQQDVWAFLGDGEMDEPESRGMLQLAAQQQLDNLTFVVNCNLQRLDGPVRGNGKIIQELEAQFRGAGWNVIKVIWGREWDVLLNADKDRALVNLMNVTPDGDYQTYRAESGAFIREHFFGRDPRTKQLVENMTDDDIWNLKRGGHDYRKIYAAYAAARAHTGQPTVILAHTVKGYALGPTFAGRNATHQMKKVGLADLKALRDSLRIPITDEELDANPYEPPYYHPGPDAPEIQYLLNRRQQLGGFVPERRSSPKPITLPGDKSYEILKKGSGQQEIATTMAFVRLLKDLIKDKEFGKRIVPIIPDEARTFGLDSIFPSAKIFNTQGQHYLAVDRELMLSYKESEAGQIMHTGINEAGSAAAFQSVGTSYATQGEIMVPFYIFYSMFGFQRTGDQFWAAGDQLTRGFIIGATAGRTTLTGEGLQHADGHSPLLAGTNTAMVQYDPAYGYEIRHIVRDGIERMFGPGEHGVGADGRDQNVMYYLTVYNEPMVQPAEPEDVDVEGILKGIHRISVGEGDGPRAQILASGVGVPWALEAQQLLHDDWGVAADVWSVTSWNELRRDGLAADQAAFLDPAAEPRVAYVTEKLSGAEGPFVATSDYDHLVPDQIRKWVPGDYEVLGADGFGFSDTRAAARRHFKIDGPSVVVRTLQALAKQGKVPADASAQAIEKYRLMDVTAGTSGNAGGES from the coding sequence GTGGCTTCGTACGACGAGACCGGACCGCTGATCAACGGTCTGCTCAGCCAGGTTCCGGACTTCGACCCCGCCGAGACCGGCGAGTGGGTCGAGGCCCTCGACGGCCTGATCGACGACCGCGGGGGCCCGCGCGCCCGCTACGTCCTGCTGAACCTGCTCAAGAGGGCCCGGGAGCGCAACGTCGCCGTCCCGACGTCCCTGACCACCCCCTACGTGAACACCATCGGTGTGCACGAGGAGCCCTACTTCCCCGGCGACGAGGCGCTCGAGCGCCGCTACCGCTCGTGGATCCGCTGGAACGCCGCCGTCATGGTGACGCGCGCGCAGCGGCCCGGCATCGGCGTCGGCGGCCACATCTCCTCCTACGCGTCGGTGGCGACGCTGTACGAGGTGGGCCTCAACCACTTCTTCCGCGGCAAGGACCACCCCGGCGGCGGCGACCAGGTCTACTTCCAGGGCCACGCCTCCCCCGGCGTGTACGCGCGCGCGTTCCTCGAGGGCCGCCTCTCGGCGGACCAGCTCGACGGGTTCCGCCAGGAGAAGTCGCACCCGGGCGGCGGCCTGCCGTCGTACCCGCACCCGCGGCTCATGCCCGACTTCTGGGAGTACCCGACGGTCTCCATGGGCCTCGGTCCGGCGAGCGCGATCTACCAGGCGTGGACGGACAAGTACCTGCACAACCGCGGCATCCGTGACACGGAGCAGCAGGACGTGTGGGCGTTCCTCGGCGACGGCGAGATGGACGAGCCCGAGTCGCGCGGCATGCTCCAGCTCGCGGCGCAGCAGCAGCTCGACAACCTGACGTTCGTCGTGAACTGCAACCTGCAGCGCCTCGACGGCCCGGTGCGCGGCAACGGCAAGATCATCCAGGAGCTCGAGGCGCAGTTCCGCGGTGCGGGCTGGAACGTCATCAAGGTCATCTGGGGCCGCGAGTGGGACGTCCTGCTCAACGCGGACAAGGACCGCGCCCTGGTCAACCTCATGAACGTCACGCCCGACGGCGACTACCAGACGTACCGCGCGGAGTCCGGCGCGTTCATCCGCGAGCACTTCTTCGGCCGCGACCCGCGGACCAAGCAGCTCGTCGAGAACATGACCGACGACGACATCTGGAACCTCAAGCGCGGCGGCCACGACTACCGCAAGATCTACGCGGCCTACGCCGCGGCACGCGCCCACACGGGCCAGCCGACGGTGATCCTCGCGCACACGGTCAAGGGCTACGCGCTCGGCCCGACGTTCGCCGGCCGCAACGCGACGCACCAGATGAAGAAGGTCGGCCTCGCCGACCTCAAGGCGCTGCGCGACTCCCTGCGCATCCCGATCACGGACGAGGAGCTCGACGCCAACCCGTACGAGCCCCCGTACTACCACCCGGGCCCCGACGCGCCGGAGATCCAGTACCTGCTGAACCGTCGCCAGCAGCTCGGCGGGTTCGTCCCCGAGCGCCGCTCGTCGCCCAAGCCGATCACCCTGCCGGGCGACAAGTCCTACGAGATCCTCAAGAAGGGCTCGGGCCAGCAGGAGATCGCCACGACGATGGCCTTCGTCCGGCTCCTCAAGGACCTCATCAAGGACAAGGAGTTCGGCAAGCGCATCGTGCCGATCATCCCGGACGAGGCGCGCACGTTCGGCCTGGACTCGATCTTCCCGTCGGCGAAGATCTTCAACACCCAGGGCCAGCACTACCTCGCCGTGGACCGCGAGCTCATGCTGAGCTACAAGGAGTCCGAGGCCGGCCAGATCATGCACACCGGCATCAACGAGGCCGGTTCCGCGGCCGCGTTCCAGTCGGTCGGCACGTCCTACGCCACGCAGGGCGAGATCATGGTGCCGTTCTACATCTTCTACTCGATGTTCGGCTTCCAGCGCACGGGCGACCAGTTCTGGGCGGCGGGCGACCAGCTCACGCGCGGCTTCATCATCGGCGCGACCGCGGGCCGCACGACGCTGACCGGCGAGGGCCTGCAGCACGCCGACGGCCACTCGCCGCTCCTCGCGGGCACGAACACGGCCATGGTCCAGTACGACCCGGCCTACGGGTACGAGATCCGCCACATCGTGCGCGACGGCATCGAGCGCATGTTCGGCCCCGGCGAGCACGGCGTCGGCGCGGACGGGCGCGACCAGAACGTCATGTACTACCTCACGGTGTACAACGAGCCGATGGTCCAGCCGGCCGAGCCGGAGGACGTGGACGTCGAGGGCATCCTCAAGGGCATCCACCGCATCTCCGTCGGCGAGGGCGACGGCCCGCGGGCCCAGATCCTCGCCTCGGGCGTGGGCGTCCCGTGGGCGCTGGAGGCGCAGCAGCTCCTCCACGACGACTGGGGCGTGGCGGCCGACGTGTGGAGCGTGACGAGCTGGAACGAGCTGCGCCGCGACGGCCTCGCCGCCGACCAGGCCGCGTTCCTCGACCCGGCCGCCGAGCCGCGCGTCGCGTACGTGACCGAGAAGCTGTCCGGCGCCGAGGGCCCGTTCGTCGCGACGAGCGACTACGACCACCTCGTGCCCGACCAGATCCGCAAGTGGGTCCCGGGCGACTACGAGGTGCTCGGTGCCGACGGCTTCGGGTTCTCCGACACCCGCGCGGCCGCCCGCCGGCACTTCAAGATCGACGGCCCGTCGGTCGTGGTCCGCACGCTGCAGGCGCTCGCCAAGCAGGGCAAGGTCCCCGCGGACGCGTCCGCCCAGGCGATCGAGAAGTACCGCCTCATGGACGTCACCGCCGGCACGTCCGGCAACGCGGGCGGCGAGTCCTGA